Proteins from a genomic interval of Streptomyces sp. Tu6071:
- a CDS encoding AraC family transcriptional regulator, protein MRETRHLGSAARGRIVLAHGQRLPTHAHDRGHLVYPATGVLSVTTAGGTWIAPPTRVAWTPAAFEHHHTAHGDADMRILFLSGALAARLPAHPAVLTVSRLAREALLALTAEEAETGGRAPEAVDRLRAVVVDELTAAPEQPLHLPEPADDRLRALTGILYADPANQQTLAELGARVGASERTLSRLFGQELRMSFHQWRTQLRVHHALARLAAGKSVTDTALACGWANATSFIEAFAALVGETPGRYRNRQLHTEGG, encoded by the coding sequence ATGAGGGAAACCCGCCATCTTGGCTCCGCGGCACGCGGGCGCATCGTCCTGGCGCACGGGCAGCGGCTGCCCACCCATGCCCACGACCGCGGCCACCTGGTCTATCCGGCGACCGGCGTGCTGTCCGTGACCACCGCCGGGGGTACGTGGATCGCTCCGCCGACCCGGGTGGCGTGGACGCCCGCGGCCTTCGAGCACCACCACACCGCGCACGGCGACGCGGACATGCGGATTCTGTTCCTGTCCGGCGCGCTCGCCGCCCGGCTGCCCGCGCATCCCGCCGTGCTCACCGTCTCCCGGCTCGCCCGCGAAGCCCTGCTCGCGCTCACGGCCGAGGAGGCGGAGACCGGCGGGCGGGCTCCGGAGGCGGTCGACCGGCTCCGGGCGGTCGTCGTCGACGAGCTCACGGCGGCGCCCGAACAGCCGCTGCATCTGCCCGAACCGGCCGACGACCGGCTCCGGGCGCTGACCGGCATCCTCTACGCCGACCCCGCCAACCAGCAGACGCTCGCCGAGCTCGGCGCGCGCGTCGGGGCGAGCGAGCGGACACTCAGCCGGCTCTTCGGGCAGGAACTCCGGATGAGTTTCCACCAGTGGCGCACCCAGCTGCGCGTCCATCACGCGCTCGCCCGGCTCGCGGCGGGGAAGTCCGTCACCGACACCGCTCTCGCCTGCGGCTGGGCCAATGCGACGAGCTTCATCGAGGCTTTCGCCGCCCTCGTCGGCGAGACCCCCGGCCGCTACCGCAACCGTCAGCTCCACACCGAGGGCGGCTAG
- a CDS encoding MFS transporter translates to MNSPVTPQAPVGLPSPSRRPSLPGPAGARTVQAAFAFGLAALNLRIAVASLSPVLTEVQRDEHLSSFGGGALSTVPVVCFGAFAFLAPRLTRRFGPHRLLWCALLALAGGIVLRSVPGVLALFGGTLIAGAAIAVGNVLMPQLIKHDFAGRAGLMLGCYSLALSGGAALAAGVVVPLESATGWGWRQVLALGAVPALVAALARLPELLVPDRLSPDRRSPDRRRDQAERAGTDPAAPALRALWRDRTAWAVTLYMGLQSLGYYAILSWLPTLLQDHGMSDSQAGWMLSFSSFPGMAASFAAPWLQQRLRPAFVAPLASGLLCATGFVGLFTSPVSGAYVWMTALGLGQGLAIGLALGYIVARSPDAHHTGQLSTMAQGAGYLIACLGPLGLGLLHSLSGGWSLPVAVLLAVLVAQTAAAFGASRDRHVLAS, encoded by the coding sequence ATGAACAGCCCAGTGACCCCTCAGGCCCCGGTCGGCCTCCCGTCGCCGTCCCGGCGGCCCTCCCTCCCCGGACCGGCCGGGGCGCGCACCGTACAAGCCGCCTTCGCCTTCGGCCTGGCCGCGCTGAACCTGCGCATCGCCGTCGCGTCCCTGTCCCCCGTCCTCACGGAGGTCCAGCGCGACGAACACCTCTCGTCGTTCGGCGGCGGAGCCCTCTCGACGGTGCCGGTCGTCTGCTTCGGGGCGTTCGCCTTCCTCGCGCCCCGGCTCACCCGCCGCTTCGGCCCCCACCGCCTGCTGTGGTGCGCGCTGCTCGCGCTGGCGGGCGGCATCGTGCTGCGCTCGGTGCCGGGAGTCCTCGCCCTGTTCGGCGGCACCCTGATCGCGGGCGCGGCGATCGCGGTCGGCAACGTCCTCATGCCGCAGCTCATCAAGCACGACTTCGCCGGACGCGCCGGGCTGATGCTCGGCTGCTACTCCCTGGCCCTGTCCGGCGGCGCCGCGCTCGCCGCCGGTGTGGTCGTCCCGCTGGAGTCGGCCACCGGCTGGGGCTGGCGGCAGGTGCTCGCGCTGGGGGCGGTCCCGGCCCTCGTCGCCGCCCTCGCCCGGCTCCCCGAACTGCTCGTGCCGGACCGGCTTTCCCCGGACCGGCGTTCCCCGGACCGGCGGCGGGATCAGGCGGAGCGCGCGGGTACCGATCCCGCCGCACCCGCGCTCAGGGCGCTGTGGCGCGACCGGACCGCCTGGGCGGTGACCCTGTACATGGGCCTGCAGTCCCTCGGCTACTACGCGATCCTGTCCTGGCTGCCGACGCTCCTCCAGGACCACGGCATGAGCGACAGTCAGGCCGGATGGATGCTCTCCTTCTCCAGCTTCCCCGGCATGGCGGCGTCCTTCGCGGCGCCCTGGCTGCAACAGCGTCTGCGCCCGGCCTTCGTCGCGCCCCTGGCGTCCGGCCTGCTGTGCGCGACCGGTTTCGTCGGCCTGTTCACGTCCCCCGTGTCGGGCGCCTACGTCTGGATGACCGCCCTCGGCCTGGGCCAGGGCCTCGCCATCGGTCTCGCCCTCGGCTACATCGTCGCCCGCTCGCCCGACGCGCACCACACCGGCCAGCTCTCGACGATGGCCCAGGGAGCGGGCTACCTCATCGCCTGCCTCGGTCCCCTCGGACTCGGCCTGCTGCACTCCCTGAGCGGCGGGTGGTCGCTGCCCGTCGCCGTGCTGCTCGCCGTGCTCGTCGCGCAGACCGCCGCGGCCTTCGGCGCGAGCCGCGACCGCCACGTCCTGGCGTCCTGA
- a CDS encoding DinB family protein, whose product MDKDSTEKEALSVFLAAQRASVLAVVAGLDTQALTTAVLPSGWTPLGLVEHLGYAERHWFQEVIRGKAEPLDWPEPPVRLTTPRPPETVFAFYADQCRISDEVLACTPLSSLTMGRHPEPMGAELDDVRGVVLHMIEETARHAGHLDAVRELIDGRTGLGPR is encoded by the coding sequence ATGGACAAGGACAGCACGGAGAAAGAAGCTCTTTCGGTGTTTCTCGCGGCCCAGCGCGCCAGCGTGCTCGCCGTGGTGGCGGGATTGGACACGCAGGCGCTCACCACGGCGGTGCTGCCCTCCGGGTGGACACCGCTCGGGCTCGTGGAGCACCTCGGGTACGCGGAGCGGCACTGGTTCCAGGAGGTCATCCGCGGGAAGGCCGAACCGCTCGACTGGCCCGAACCCCCGGTTCGGTTGACGACCCCGCGACCCCCGGAAACCGTCTTCGCCTTCTACGCGGACCAGTGTCGTATCTCCGACGAGGTGCTCGCCTGTACTCCGCTCTCCTCGCTCACGATGGGCCGCCACCCCGAGCCGATGGGGGCGGAACTGGACGACGTGCGCGGCGTCGTCCTGCACATGATCGAGGAGACGGCACGGCACGCCGGGCACCTGGACGCCGTCCGCGAACTCATCGACGGGCGGACGGGTCTGGGACCCCGCTGA
- a CDS encoding SRPBCC family protein, giving the protein MASSLLEAVDIKAPVAVSWGLWENVERWPAFLSHVKHVQRTDEVTFVWQLALPGVDKEFVAELTEVVPGERIAWRTIQGVHHAGVVTFHRLSATESRVTLQIEYEPEGFVEHLGALTNLDATLANYDLGEFQKLAELEAGRVRDDV; this is encoded by the coding sequence ATGGCGTCCTCGCTGCTCGAAGCCGTCGACATCAAGGCCCCGGTGGCGGTGAGCTGGGGGCTGTGGGAGAACGTGGAGCGCTGGCCCGCCTTCCTCAGCCACGTCAAGCACGTCCAGCGCACGGACGAGGTGACCTTCGTCTGGCAACTCGCCCTGCCCGGCGTGGACAAGGAGTTCGTCGCCGAGCTGACCGAGGTCGTCCCGGGCGAGCGCATCGCCTGGCGCACGATCCAGGGCGTGCACCACGCCGGGGTGGTCACCTTCCACCGGCTGAGCGCCACCGAGAGCCGCGTCACGCTCCAGATCGAGTACGAGCCCGAGGGCTTCGTCGAGCACCTGGGCGCCCTCACCAATCTCGACGCGACCCTCGCCAACTACGACCTGGGCGAGTTCCAGAAGCTCGCCGAGCTGGAGGCGGGGCGGGTCCGCGACGACGTGTAG
- a CDS encoding YqjF family protein gives MSPAKPAEEPSVEPITPEPVRRLSRTLLTQSWLDVAFLHWAADPADVAPLLPAGTVPDTHDGRTYIGLVAFRMHRVGWFGLPGVPYFGTFPETNVRLYSVDRHGRRAVVFLSLEASRLLPVAIARAFFQLPYFWARMKVARDADTVTYRTRRRLPGPRGTHSRISVRVGEPIAEPTPLEHFLTARWGMHHTFFGRSGHLPNIHPRWPLHRAELLDLDDALIPAAGLPAPGGPPLSVLWSPGVRVRFGRLARAAARA, from the coding sequence ATGTCACCTGCCAAGCCCGCCGAGGAGCCGTCCGTGGAGCCGATCACGCCCGAGCCGGTGCGGCGGTTGTCGCGCACCCTGCTGACCCAGTCCTGGCTCGACGTGGCCTTCCTGCACTGGGCGGCGGACCCGGCCGACGTCGCTCCCCTCCTCCCGGCCGGCACCGTGCCGGACACGCACGACGGCCGCACCTACATCGGCCTGGTGGCCTTCCGGATGCACCGCGTGGGCTGGTTCGGGCTGCCGGGCGTCCCCTACTTCGGGACGTTCCCCGAGACCAATGTGCGCCTGTACTCGGTGGACCGGCACGGGCGCCGCGCGGTGGTCTTCCTCTCCCTGGAGGCGTCCCGGCTGCTGCCGGTCGCCATCGCCCGCGCCTTCTTCCAACTGCCCTACTTCTGGGCCCGCATGAAGGTCGCCCGCGACGCGGACACCGTCACCTACCGCACCCGCCGTCGCCTGCCCGGCCCCCGGGGCACGCACAGCCGGATCTCCGTGCGCGTCGGCGAGCCGATCGCGGAGCCCACCCCTCTGGAACACTTCCTGACCGCCCGCTGGGGCATGCACCACACGTTCTTCGGACGCTCGGGACACCTGCCCAACATCCATCCCCGCTGGCCCCTGCACCGCGCGGAACTCCTCGACCTCGACGACGCGTTGATCCCCGCCGCAGGGCTGCCCGCGCCCGGCGGGCCGCCGCTGAGCGTCCTCTGGTCCCCCGGCGTCAGGGTGCGCTTCGGCCGCCTCGCCCGAGCGGCGGCAAGGGCGTGA
- a CDS encoding DUF397 domain-containing protein: MYTQSNWASNWRKSSYSDTQGSECVEVAPSPTVTAARDSKTPAGPVLTFSTPTWSAFLSHLAVRQDH; this comes from the coding sequence ATGTACACGCAAAGCAACTGGGCTAGCAACTGGCGCAAGTCGAGCTACTCGGACACGCAAGGTTCGGAGTGCGTCGAGGTCGCCCCCTCCCCCACCGTGACCGCCGCCCGTGACAGCAAAACCCCCGCCGGTCCCGTCCTCACCTTCTCCACCCCCACCTGGTCCGCCTTCCTCTCCCACCTCGCCGTCCGCCAGGACCACTGA
- a CDS encoding helix-turn-helix domain-containing protein produces the protein MTNVSPGDPLRLLTWQYFGEELRRLREAAGLTQADLAERVFVSASYIAQFEAGRRKPMEDVAKRLDQALKTNGTFWRIIQKLIKDQGPFPPFALPFFEMEREAVAVNAFEATRVPGILQTRRYADAIFRASRPFAPADDPEIEELIKARVQRAALLSGPKALQLWVVIHETALHTPVGGPDVLREQLRHLADCVLTKKAVIQVLPFTAGAIGASVNPFSLFRFEDTPSVLYTEALSNSIARDEPETVEYAFEVYAGLRSAALSPETSLELISSLTQGTHADVHAKQLG, from the coding sequence ATGACGAACGTCTCTCCCGGCGACCCCCTCCGCCTTCTCACGTGGCAGTACTTCGGCGAGGAGCTGCGACGGCTCCGGGAGGCGGCCGGGCTCACACAGGCCGATTTGGCGGAGCGGGTATTCGTCTCGGCCAGCTACATCGCACAGTTCGAGGCCGGTCGGCGCAAACCGATGGAGGACGTGGCGAAGAGGCTCGACCAGGCGTTGAAGACGAACGGCACCTTCTGGCGGATCATCCAGAAACTCATCAAGGACCAGGGGCCGTTTCCCCCGTTCGCGCTTCCCTTCTTCGAGATGGAACGGGAGGCCGTAGCCGTAAACGCCTTCGAAGCCACGCGGGTTCCGGGCATCCTCCAGACGCGGCGGTACGCGGACGCCATCTTCCGGGCCTCTCGCCCGTTCGCCCCCGCCGACGACCCCGAGATCGAGGAACTCATCAAGGCTCGGGTGCAACGCGCGGCTCTCCTGAGCGGCCCGAAGGCCCTGCAACTGTGGGTGGTCATTCACGAGACCGCGCTGCATACGCCGGTGGGCGGACCAGACGTCTTGCGGGAACAGTTGCGCCACCTCGCCGACTGCGTTCTCACCAAGAAGGCCGTCATTCAGGTGCTGCCCTTCACGGCTGGAGCCATCGGCGCTTCGGTCAATCCCTTCTCCCTCTTCCGCTTCGAGGACACACCTTCCGTTCTCTATACAGAGGCACTGTCCAACAGCATCGCTCGGGACGAACCGGAGACCGTGGAGTACGCGTTCGAGGTTTACGCTGGCCTGCGGAGTGCGGCACTCTCGCCAGAGACTTCGCTCGAACTCATCTCGTCCCTCACGCAAGGAACGCACGCGGATGTACACGCAAAGCAACTGGGCTAG
- a CDS encoding DUF7507 domain-containing protein, whose protein sequence is MTTPSTPLRVSLVNGSFESPAVSGFEILPDASQPQARKFVPGWRTTATDHMVELWRTGFNGVPSTDGQQFAELNANQVSTLYQDLPTTPGTKLYWRLFHRGRQGRDTMALDIGPVNAPVEQGRFTDGNTAWGRYTGTYVVPAGQTLTRFAFRSVSAAGGNQGIGNFLDGIFFGTAPRVELTKIAVPQGPLDVGDVLTYRVTARNEGGGPAENLVLTDVLPEHTTYVPGSLRIVDGPGAGAKTDARGDDQAYYDAAARTVFYHLGAGANATVGGSLANTADLPDGSTIEYRVRIDLAAGGTRLVNTARATYENRLGDQPEPLTATSDEAATEVNPAADLGLVKSADLTSVTVGQTVTYRITVRNAGPNRATGVVVADRLPASLAFLSAKAHPGSWDAGAGLWTVGDLAVGASATLVLRVKATRACRLVNTATVTGRELDPAPGNNTDSVVVCVEPAPLCCDPCVPRERC, encoded by the coding sequence ATGACCACACCGTCCACGCCGCTCCGCGTCAGCCTCGTCAACGGCAGTTTCGAGTCGCCCGCCGTCAGCGGGTTCGAGATCCTGCCGGACGCCTCGCAGCCGCAGGCGCGCAAGTTCGTGCCGGGGTGGCGCACGACGGCCACCGACCACATGGTGGAGCTCTGGCGCACCGGCTTCAACGGCGTCCCGTCCACCGACGGGCAGCAGTTCGCCGAACTCAACGCCAACCAGGTCTCCACGCTCTACCAGGACCTGCCGACCACGCCCGGCACGAAGCTCTACTGGCGGCTCTTCCACCGGGGGCGGCAGGGCCGCGACACGATGGCGCTCGACATCGGACCCGTCAACGCACCCGTGGAACAAGGGAGGTTCACGGACGGCAACACCGCCTGGGGCCGCTACACCGGTACGTACGTCGTCCCCGCCGGGCAGACGCTCACCCGCTTCGCCTTCCGCTCGGTCTCGGCCGCCGGGGGCAACCAGGGCATCGGGAACTTCCTCGACGGCATCTTCTTCGGCACCGCGCCCCGCGTCGAGCTGACCAAGATCGCCGTGCCGCAGGGGCCGTTGGACGTCGGCGACGTGCTCACCTACCGCGTCACGGCGCGCAACGAGGGCGGCGGGCCCGCCGAGAACCTCGTCCTCACCGACGTACTGCCGGAGCACACGACGTACGTGCCCGGTTCGCTCCGGATCGTCGACGGGCCCGGGGCCGGGGCGAAGACCGACGCGCGGGGCGACGACCAGGCGTACTACGACGCCGCCGCGCGCACCGTGTTCTACCACCTCGGCGCGGGCGCGAACGCGACGGTGGGCGGGAGCCTCGCCAACACCGCCGATCTGCCGGACGGTTCGACGATCGAGTACCGCGTGCGGATCGACCTCGCGGCCGGGGGCACACGGCTCGTGAACACGGCGCGGGCGACGTACGAGAACCGGCTGGGCGACCAGCCCGAACCGCTCACCGCGACCTCCGACGAGGCGGCCACGGAGGTCAATCCGGCCGCCGACCTCGGCCTCGTCAAGTCCGCCGACCTCACGAGCGTGACCGTGGGGCAGACGGTCACGTACCGGATCACGGTGCGCAACGCGGGGCCGAACAGGGCGACGGGCGTCGTCGTCGCCGACCGGCTGCCCGCGAGCCTCGCCTTCCTCTCCGCCAAGGCTCACCCCGGGAGTTGGGACGCCGGAGCGGGGCTGTGGACGGTCGGTGATCTCGCGGTGGGCGCGAGCGCGACGCTCGTCCTGCGGGTCAAGGCGACGCGCGCGTGCCGCCTCGTGAACACGGCCACGGTGACCGGTCGCGAGCTGGATCCGGCGCCCGGGAACAACACGGACAGCGTCGTCGTGTGCGTCGAACCGGCGCCGCTGTGCTGCGATCCCTGTGTGCCGCGCGAGAGGTGCTGA
- a CDS encoding M23 family metallopeptidase — translation MNEPSPAPEPEQPAREPEHSVSEPGDAPAVSEPEDAPAVSEQEEARKPARKRRRPGPFTLLALPGLTVLVGSVVFLTVAGKPPGAEDEEPARTPAAEEADATALVDDSFVPWLKQAAGACTVLRPSVLAAQIDAYSGWNTDSAALTGPSGIAGFDEAGWKKWGKDADGNGTSSPKEPVDAIMALGRQDCALADEVTEARTSGTVNGDLLDLTLAAYTRSTAEVTKAGKVPAKATAYVKKIEKLAKHYKTFDKGDASPGQGAAPTSAVLAWPSATHSVSSPYGTREHPLTHVTKLHTGVDFPAAQGTPVTAAREGTVVFAALTKAYGNRIVVDHGTISGAHVQTTYSHLSAMHVTNGQHVTTGTLLGDVGSTGLSTGPHLHFEVIRDGYYNDPMPWLGVGG, via the coding sequence GTGAACGAGCCGTCCCCCGCCCCCGAGCCCGAGCAGCCCGCGCGCGAGCCCGAACACTCCGTGTCCGAGCCGGGGGACGCCCCGGCCGTGTCCGAGCCGGAGGACGCCCCGGCCGTGTCCGAGCAGGAGGAAGCCCGGAAGCCCGCGCGGAAGCGCCGCCGCCCCGGCCCCTTCACGCTCCTCGCCCTGCCCGGCCTCACCGTCCTCGTCGGCTCCGTCGTCTTCCTCACCGTGGCGGGGAAGCCTCCCGGCGCGGAGGACGAGGAGCCCGCGCGCACGCCCGCCGCCGAGGAGGCCGACGCGACGGCTCTCGTGGACGACTCGTTCGTGCCGTGGCTCAAGCAGGCGGCAGGGGCGTGCACGGTGCTGCGGCCCTCCGTCCTGGCCGCGCAGATCGACGCGTACTCGGGCTGGAACACCGACAGCGCGGCGCTGACCGGGCCCTCGGGGATCGCGGGCTTCGACGAGGCGGGCTGGAAGAAGTGGGGCAAGGACGCGGACGGCAACGGCACGTCCTCGCCGAAGGAACCGGTCGACGCGATCATGGCGCTCGGCCGCCAGGACTGCGCGCTCGCCGACGAGGTGACGGAGGCGCGCACGAGCGGCACGGTCAACGGCGACCTCCTCGACCTGACACTCGCGGCGTACACGAGGAGCACGGCGGAGGTCACGAAGGCGGGCAAGGTGCCCGCGAAGGCGACCGCGTACGTCAAGAAGATCGAGAAGCTCGCCAAGCACTACAAGACCTTCGACAAGGGTGACGCGAGCCCCGGCCAGGGGGCGGCGCCGACCTCGGCCGTCCTCGCCTGGCCCTCGGCGACGCACTCCGTCAGCTCCCCGTACGGCACCCGCGAGCACCCGCTCACGCACGTGACGAAGCTCCACACGGGCGTCGACTTCCCGGCCGCGCAGGGCACCCCGGTGACGGCGGCGCGCGAGGGCACGGTGGTCTTCGCGGCGCTGACGAAGGCGTACGGGAACCGGATCGTCGTCGACCACGGCACGATCAGCGGCGCCCACGTGCAGACGACGTACAGCCACCTCTCCGCGATGCACGTGACGAACGGCCAGCACGTGACGACGGGCACGCTCCTCGGCGACGTCGGCTCGACGGGCCTCTCGACAGGCCCGCACCTGCACTTCGAGGTCATCAGGGACGGCTATTACAACGACCCGATGCCGTGGCTGGGGGTGGGGGGCTGA
- a CDS encoding AAA family ATPase — MTPTEPAASPAPRSGSGSGTTAPEPTAALVERAEALALLAAETARARAGRGRLVLLRGATGTGRTALLDAVAAGAEGRGVRVLRARCAPDKDGEALGTVRQFLGRGPEGRPPFYGADAQAESDRCWETLRAYAERGPVLVTVDDVHHADGASRRWLVGAAERIDTLPVLVVATERSQYDVELRPAGLTHRLPPDLVRTHTLAPLGQEAAEALVRAARPEAGAAWVADVVRAGARNPLLLHALLDDLAGLPAERVPVSCAALYPGAYAAAVAWWLESAGPATGRVARTLAALEETDGAGTRAERGGDARGPELLAGAAGTEAPRTAGWLTAMTHLGPLTGGPDAVRWAHPLLRDAVLAGWTDARRRLAHREAAEALLRRGDRAEPVARRLLHAGTVGAPWASRVLGDAATAALDDARLDDAAAFLRRALHEPLPDTLRRRLLTELGSLEYFFDAAADGIPRLVEAVRLPAPGHERVHAAIALGTALFGRGETRAGAQVLRTAAAEEPDSAPARAARVALVQLSDRDLELRREMYDWLGEEAERCPAAVGPAGRALLLRYEVTAGVCSARDAVRRIRALLAEPAEPLAEPFLLGTLAAVAQWADELDEAERLVDRALLGRTFSVLHPMHHALHNIRTDLAAARGAWDWVLAASRARSAALRQPGPANGDAHALIALVETGRTREAQHFAEGFDLREAPDSWELNRFLYARGLLRAASGETTAALHDFLECGRRQASRTVVSPVVTPWRSAAALCRFALGERDEAVALAEAELRLARVWGTPRPLGRALRVLGVVTGRIELLREAVELLRDSPADTELIEALLSYGRALRAAGDDAAGLPALREAAGRADQAGARRLRAEAETALGTKGPAGPAGASGAVLTAGEHRIARLASEGRTNSEIAAQLHLALRTVETHLTHAYRKLGIRQRGELTRALGRGVRG; from the coding sequence ATGACCCCCACGGAACCCGCCGCCTCCCCGGCACCTCGCTCCGGCTCCGGCTCCGGCACCACCGCGCCGGAGCCCACCGCCGCCCTCGTCGAGCGCGCCGAGGCCCTCGCCCTCCTCGCCGCCGAGACCGCCAGGGCCCGCGCGGGCCGGGGCCGCCTCGTGCTGCTGCGCGGAGCGACCGGGACGGGCCGTACCGCGCTGCTCGACGCGGTGGCGGCGGGCGCCGAGGGGCGCGGCGTGCGGGTGCTGCGCGCGCGGTGCGCCCCGGACAAGGACGGCGAAGCGCTCGGGACCGTACGGCAGTTCCTCGGGCGGGGCCCGGAGGGACGGCCGCCGTTCTACGGCGCGGACGCGCAGGCCGAGTCGGACCGCTGCTGGGAGACGCTGCGCGCCTACGCCGAGCGGGGTCCCGTCCTCGTGACGGTCGACGACGTGCACCACGCCGACGGGGCCTCGCGGCGCTGGCTGGTGGGCGCGGCGGAGCGGATCGACACGTTGCCCGTCCTCGTCGTGGCGACCGAACGCAGTCAGTACGACGTCGAGTTGCGTCCCGCCGGGCTCACGCACCGGCTCCCGCCCGACCTCGTCCGTACGCACACGCTCGCACCGCTCGGGCAGGAGGCCGCCGAGGCGCTCGTGCGCGCGGCACGCCCCGAGGCGGGCGCGGCATGGGTCGCCGACGTCGTACGGGCCGGGGCGCGCAACCCGCTGCTCCTGCACGCCCTGCTCGACGACCTCGCGGGCCTGCCCGCCGAGCGGGTCCCGGTGTCCTGCGCGGCGCTCTACCCGGGCGCGTACGCGGCGGCCGTCGCGTGGTGGCTGGAGAGCGCGGGCCCCGCGACGGGACGGGTGGCGCGGACCCTCGCGGCGCTGGAGGAGACGGACGGCGCCGGGACGCGGGCGGAGCGCGGCGGGGACGCGCGCGGTCCCGAGCTGTTGGCGGGCGCGGCGGGCACCGAGGCGCCGCGCACGGCGGGGTGGCTCACCGCGATGACCCACCTCGGGCCGCTCACGGGCGGGCCGGACGCGGTCCGCTGGGCCCACCCGCTGCTGCGGGACGCGGTCCTCGCGGGCTGGACGGACGCGCGCCGCCGACTGGCGCACCGCGAGGCGGCCGAGGCGCTGCTGCGGCGCGGCGACCGCGCCGAACCGGTCGCGCGGCGGCTCCTGCACGCGGGCACGGTCGGCGCCCCGTGGGCCTCGCGGGTCCTGGGCGACGCGGCGACGGCGGCGCTCGACGACGCGCGCCTCGACGACGCCGCCGCGTTCCTGCGCCGCGCCCTGCACGAACCGCTCCCCGACACCTTGCGGCGCCGGTTGCTCACCGAACTGGGCTCCCTGGAGTACTTCTTCGACGCGGCGGCGGACGGCATCCCGCGCCTCGTCGAGGCCGTGCGCCTGCCCGCCCCGGGGCACGAGCGCGTGCACGCGGCGATCGCGCTCGGCACCGCGCTCTTCGGGCGCGGCGAGACCCGTGCGGGCGCGCAGGTGCTGCGCACGGCCGCCGCCGAGGAGCCGGACTCGGCGCCCGCGCGGGCCGCCCGTGTCGCGCTCGTCCAGCTCTCGGACCGGGACCTGGAGCTGCGCAGGGAGATGTACGACTGGCTCGGCGAGGAGGCGGAGCGGTGCCCGGCGGCGGTCGGCCCGGCGGGGCGGGCGCTGCTGCTGCGGTACGAGGTGACGGCCGGGGTGTGCTCGGCGCGGGACGCGGTGCGGCGCATCCGCGCGCTGCTCGCGGAGCCCGCCGAACCGCTCGCGGAACCCTTCCTGCTCGGCACGCTCGCGGCGGTCGCGCAGTGGGCGGACGAACTCGACGAGGCGGAACGGCTCGTGGACCGCGCGCTGCTCGGCCGTACCTTCTCGGTGCTGCACCCGATGCACCACGCGCTGCACAACATCCGCACCGACCTGGCCGCCGCGCGCGGTGCCTGGGACTGGGTGCTCGCCGCCTCGCGGGCCCGCTCGGCGGCGCTGCGGCAGCCGGGTCCGGCGAACGGCGACGCGCACGCTCTCATCGCGCTCGTCGAGACGGGCCGCACCCGCGAGGCCCAGCACTTCGCCGAGGGCTTCGACCTGCGGGAGGCCCCGGACTCCTGGGAGTTGAACCGCTTCCTGTACGCGCGGGGGCTGCTGCGCGCGGCGAGCGGCGAGACGACGGCGGCGCTCCACGACTTCCTGGAGTGCGGGCGGCGGCAGGCGAGCCGCACCGTGGTCTCGCCGGTCGTGACGCCGTGGCGCTCGGCGGCGGCGCTGTGCCGCTTCGCGCTGGGCGAGCGGGACGAGGCGGTGGCGCTCGCCGAGGCGGAGCTGCGGCTCGCCCGGGTGTGGGGCACGCCGCGCCCGCTCGGCAGGGCGCTGCGAGTCCTGGGCGTGGTGACGGGCCGCATCGAACTGCTCCGTGAGGCGGTGGAGTTGCTGCGGGACTCCCCGGCGGACACGGAGCTGATCGAGGCGCTGCTGTCGTACGGGCGGGCGCTGCGCGCTGCGGGCGACGACGCGGCGGGCCTGCCCGCGCTGCGCGAGGCGGCGGGCCGCGCGGACCAGGCGGGGGCCCGGCGGCTGCGGGCCGAGGCGGAGACGGCGCTCGGCACGAAGGGCCCGGCGGGCCCGGCCGGTGCCTCCGGCGCGGTGCTCACGGCGGGCGAGCACCGCATCGCGCGGCTGGCCTCGGAGGGCCGCACGAACAGCGAGATAGCGGCGCAGTTGCACTTGGCGCTGCGCACGGTGGAGACCCATCTGACGCACGCGTACCGGAAGTTGGGGATACGGCAGCGGGGCGAGCTGACACGGGCACTGGGGCGGGGGGTGCGGGGGTGA